A stretch of the Streptomyces venezuelae genome encodes the following:
- a CDS encoding N-acetylmuramoyl-L-alanine amidase has product MEDSPLSRRRLLWGAAGAAGAALVTAGLPRLIGAGEKAESVPPSPVRKAPVAAGPPALLHPDRSVDYAPAVWVEASESNYVTSDRPESYPIKYVIIHLTTDILPIMLSKFKDPAERVSAHYVISAAGTRIAQCVRERDVAWHSGSIWYNYRSIGIEHEGWTDQPVYTDTMYEASAVLTATICAKYEVPADRDHILGHIEVPHSTHEDPGPVWDWDKYMKLVEMARQRVRT; this is encoded by the coding sequence ATGGAAGACAGCCCGCTCAGCCGTCGACGGCTGTTGTGGGGTGCCGCCGGCGCGGCAGGCGCGGCTCTGGTCACCGCCGGGCTGCCCCGGCTGATCGGGGCCGGGGAGAAGGCGGAGTCTGTGCCGCCGAGCCCCGTACGCAAGGCCCCGGTCGCCGCCGGGCCGCCCGCGCTCCTGCATCCGGACCGCTCGGTGGACTACGCCCCCGCCGTGTGGGTCGAAGCCTCCGAGTCCAACTACGTGACCTCCGACCGCCCCGAGTCGTATCCCATCAAATATGTGATCATCCACCTGACAACGGACATTTTGCCGATCATGCTGTCCAAGTTCAAGGACCCTGCCGAGAGGGTGTCGGCGCACTACGTGATCAGCGCAGCCGGCACGCGGATCGCCCAGTGCGTGCGCGAGCGCGACGTCGCCTGGCACTCCGGCAGCATCTGGTACAACTACCGGAGCATCGGCATCGAGCACGAAGGCTGGACCGATCAGCCCGTGTACACCGACACGATGTACGAGGCGTCCGCCGTGCTCACGGCCACGATCTGCGCGAAGTACGAGGTGCCGGCCGACCGGGACCACATCCTCGGCCACATCGAGGTCCCGCACTCCACGCACGAGGACCCCGGGCCCGTGTGGGACTGGGACAAGTACATGAAGCTGGTCGAGATGGCCCGGCAACGCGTCAGGACCTGA
- a CDS encoding M1 family metallopeptidase, whose product MKTSGRLAAFAVAGLLAALPACSESGSRGGGGAEGRTGVDASGAGAAGSAFHGGRPAAAGTGDPYFPELGNGGYDVTHYALTLAYDPGSGRLEGTAKITAKATADLSAFNLDLLGLEVLSATVDGRPARFRQEGQELTLQPRDHLRKGAAFQSVVRYAGTPQPITHDHGWREGWLRTDKGAVAFGEPTGSMSWFPGNHHPSDKASYDITVTVPKGVQAISNGRLLARRTSGDRATFHWHQAEPMAGYVATVAIGSYDIKTSRTRSGIPIVSAVDTTAEVDEDGAVLGRFPEIMEWAERRFGPYPFSAAGVIVDQAADVPYALETQTRPTIPAGVFHTTNVVHELAHQWFGNSVTPRTWRDMWLNEGFATYAEWLWTEDHGGASAQDHFDRNHAKAADDDEWDFPPAEPPSASDISGQPVYVRGAMVIHRIRQTVGDETFRALLRGWPLRHRHGHASTDDFTAYVEAKADRDLDSVWDAWLYGEGKPG is encoded by the coding sequence GTGAAGACTTCCGGACGGCTGGCCGCCTTCGCGGTGGCGGGCCTGCTCGCCGCCCTCCCCGCGTGCTCGGAGTCCGGCAGCCGTGGCGGCGGTGGGGCGGAGGGCCGCACCGGCGTGGACGCCTCAGGGGCGGGGGCTGCCGGCTCGGCGTTCCATGGCGGGCGCCCCGCTGCCGCAGGCACCGGCGACCCGTACTTCCCGGAGCTCGGCAACGGCGGCTACGACGTCACCCACTACGCCCTGACCCTGGCCTACGACCCCGGCAGTGGCCGCCTCGAGGGCACCGCGAAGATCACCGCGAAGGCCACCGCGGACCTCAGCGCCTTCAATCTCGACCTCCTCGGCCTGGAGGTGCTGAGCGCCACCGTCGACGGCCGCCCGGCACGGTTCCGGCAGGAGGGGCAGGAGCTGACCCTGCAGCCACGCGATCACCTCAGGAAGGGCGCCGCCTTCCAGAGCGTCGTGCGCTATGCGGGCACGCCGCAGCCGATCACCCATGACCACGGGTGGCGTGAAGGCTGGTTGCGTACGGACAAGGGAGCGGTCGCGTTCGGTGAGCCGACGGGCTCGATGTCCTGGTTCCCGGGCAACCACCACCCGTCAGACAAGGCCTCGTACGACATCACCGTCACGGTCCCCAAGGGGGTGCAGGCCATCTCCAACGGGCGGCTGCTCGCCCGGCGCACCAGCGGCGACCGCGCCACCTTCCACTGGCACCAGGCCGAGCCCATGGCCGGCTATGTGGCGACCGTGGCCATCGGCAGCTACGACATCAAGACCTCCCGGACCCGGTCGGGCATCCCGATCGTGTCGGCGGTGGACACCACCGCGGAGGTGGACGAGGACGGAGCGGTCCTCGGCCGGTTCCCCGAGATCATGGAATGGGCCGAGCGGAGGTTCGGCCCCTACCCGTTCTCCGCCGCCGGGGTGATCGTCGACCAGGCGGCCGATGTGCCCTACGCCCTGGAGACCCAGACCAGGCCGACCATTCCGGCCGGCGTCTTCCACACCACCAACGTGGTGCACGAACTGGCCCACCAGTGGTTCGGCAACTCCGTCACCCCACGAACGTGGCGCGACATGTGGCTCAACGAGGGGTTCGCAACCTATGCGGAGTGGCTGTGGACCGAGGACCACGGCGGAGCCAGCGCCCAGGACCACTTCGACCGCAACCACGCCAAGGCCGCGGACGACGACGAGTGGGACTTCCCGCCCGCCGAACCGCCCAGCGCCTCGGACATCTCCGGCCAGCCGGTGTACGTACGCGGCGCGATGGTGATCCACCGGATCCGCCAGACCGTGGGTGACGAGACCTTCCGCGCCCTGCTGCGGGGCTGGCCCCTGCGCCACCGCCACGGCCACGCATCCACGGACGACTTCACCGCGTACGTGGAGGCCAAGGCCGACCGGGACCTCGACTCGGTCTGGGATGCGTGGCTGTACGGCGAAGGCAAGCCCGGGTGA